The following are encoded in a window of Phaseolus vulgaris cultivar G19833 chromosome 3, P. vulgaris v2.0, whole genome shotgun sequence genomic DNA:
- the LOC137839260 gene encoding uncharacterized protein has protein sequence MEDLPIVGKKFTWYKADGSAKSRLDRILVSEEWLKVWPMSKQYVQAREVLDHCAIVVKSWIKDWGPKPFKSIDAWLLEPGFKDLVRDKWMSYEVQGNSITKVKDKLKRLKFDLKEWNRSVFGNLEENKRKIMKEIDNLDVKDDLCDLMENEKLRRMELVSQQRLVEKKLESLYRQNARSNWFKYGYSNSKFYHSTTRWRRIKNEVKGVELNGQWCEEPDTVGVRVGRVELECCMLQFADDTLFMCEDSFTNIFTIKAILKVFELASGIKVNIHKYKLAGVKVGRNLLETYAKSLNCGAMQIPFKYLGLQVGGNPRRTQFWDPVVDKVKARISAWKGKCLSLAGRVCLVKWVLTTIPLFYLSIFKAPISVCKKISSIQRRLIWAWGADHKRISWVSWANVCKAKEEGGLGVKDIRMFNCALLAKWNWRMLSEEKGKWKEILASKYYTGGVRNEVSGNYSSWWWKDLSRACSEGECDGWFQKSVVWNVGAGDKVRFWEDVWVENNKLKTLFPRLFTISLD, from the coding sequence ATGGAGGATTTGCCTATTGTAGGTAAGAAGTTCACATGGTATAAGGCAGATGGATCCGCAAAAAGTAGGCTAGACAGAATTCTGGTATCCGAAGAATGGCTCAAAGTATGGCCAATGAGCAAGCAATATGTACAAGCAAGGGAGGTTTTGGATCATTGTGCGATAGTGGTGAAATCCTGGATTAAAGACTGGGGTCCAAAACCATTTAAGTCAATTGATGCATGGCTCCTGGAACCTGGGTTCAAGGATCTGGTGAGGGATAAATGGATGTCATATGAGGTGCAGGGTAACAGCATAACCAAAGTCAAAGATAAACTCAAACGTTTAAAGTTTGATCttaaagagtggaataggagTGTTTTTGGGAATCTTGAGGAAAACAAGCGAAAGATCATGAAGGAGATTGATAATCTTGATGTCAAGGATGACCTATGTGATTTGATGGAGAATGAAAAGTTAAGAAGAATGGAGTTAGTTAGTCAACAGAGATTGGTAGAGAAAAAGCTGGAATCTCTGTATAGGCAAAACGCCAGGTCAAACTGGTTCAAATATGGGTACTCTAACTCTAAATTCTATCATTCTACTACCAGGTGGAGAAGAATCAAGAATGAAGTTAAAGGAGTAGAGTTAAATGGCCAGTGGTGTGAAGAACCGGACACAGTGGGAGTGAGAGTGGGGAGAGTTGAGCTTGAATGTTGTATGTTACAGTTTGCTGACGACACCCTATTTATGTGTGAAGATTCTTTTACTAATATCTTCACTATCAAGGCAATCCTCAAGGTTTTTGAGCTGGCATCAGGTATCAAAGTTAACATCCATAAGTATAAGCTGGCAGGTGTCAAGGTTGGAAGAAATTTGTTAGAAACATATGCAAAAAGTCTCAATTGTGGAGCAATGCAGATTCCTTTCAAATACCTGGGGCTACAAGTAGGCGGAAATCCTAGGAGAACGCAGTTCTGGGATCCAGTTGTGGATAAAGTTAAAGCTAGAATCAGTGCTTGGAAGGGTAAATGCCTGTCACTAGCAGGTAGAGTATGTCTGGTTAAATGGGTCTTAACCACCATACCTCTATTTTACTTGTCCATCTTTAAAGCTCCAATATCAGTGTGCAAAAAGATTTCTAGCATCCAAAGGAGGCTCATTTGGGCGTGGGGGGCTGATCATAAACGTATTTCGTGGGTTAGTTGGGCAAATGTGTGCAAGGCAAAGGAGGAAGGGGGTCTAGGGGTTAAAGATATTAGAATGTTTAACTGTGCCTTACTAGCAAAGTGGAATTGGAGGATGTTGAGTGAGGAAAAGGGGAAATGGAAAGAGATTCTAGCTTCTAAGTATTACACGGGGGGAGTAAGAAATGAAGTGTCGGGAAACTACTCTTCTTGGTGGTGGAAAGACCTATCTAGGGCTTGTAGTGAGGGAGAATGCGATGGATGGTTTCAGAAATCGGTTGTATGGAACGTTGGAGCTGGTGACAAAGTCAGATTTTGGGAAGATGTCTGGGTGGAGAATAATAAGCTTAAAACTCTATTCCCCAGGCTGTTTACTATTTCGTTGGACTAA
- the LOC137839258 gene encoding uncharacterized protein, which yields MSMQQVMDMMRGLQDEMAESRAEQERMQADLAASHVRNDELHRINEQLRRGLGDNQGQRDQNETEPLTPPREFSTPFSQEILEAVIPNTFAEPKVIFTGMEDPEAHLTAFHTQMQLSQLFKEQYLANRAPPPVSYDLFDVKQYQGETLKEHINRFGAQLVKVGTTEEPIIVYAFRKCVCPGPFCESIIRNRPRTFAEIRRRAVEHIASEGEVCEKRTSVVPSRPRAQTRAQPVRVNETTTGRKKQEGKRPYETRKPQPRGPAGKNRPTRERARPARYDFVVELKDLIAVPNIAERLRRPAKTDKVLGPRKDSWCEFHEAFGHHINNCLSLGYQLDELVRSGFLKD from the exons atgtccatgcagcaggtcatggataTGATGCGGGGGCTGCAAGATGAAATGGCGGAATCAAGGGCGGAGCAAGAGCgtatgcaggcggatctcgcggCTTCCCATGTGAGAAATGATGAGCTCCATCGTATCAATGAACAGTTGCGCCGTGGTTTGGGCGATAACCAAGGGCAACGTGACCAAAATGAGACCGAGCctctcaccccaccaagggagttttccacacccttctcgcaggagattctggaagctgtgatccccaacacgttcgcggAACCCAaagtgatcttcaccgggatggaggatcctgaggcgcacctcactgctttccacacgcagatg CAGTTGTCGCAGTTGTTTAAAGAGCAATACTTGGCGAACAGGGCTCCGCCGCCAGTTTCCTATgacctgtttgatgtgaaacagtatcaaggaGAGACCTTGAAGGAACACATCAACCGTTTCGGGGCCCAACTAGTAAAAGTTGGCACTACAGAGGAGCCTATaatcgtgtacgcattcagaaAATGCGTATGTCCCGGCCCTTTTTGCGAATCCATTATTCGCAATCGTCCTAGGACCTTCGCTGAAATAAGGCGTCGGGCGGTGGAGCATATCGCCTCcgagggagaggtgtgtgagaagcgcaccagcgtcgtaccctcacgcccgagagcGCAGACGcgggctcaacccgtcagggtcaacgagaccacgacggggagaaagaagcaaGAGGGGAAACGCCCCTATGAGACCAGAAAACCCCAGCCCAGGGGTCCAGCAGGGAAAAATCGCCCGACCAGGGAAAGGGCCAGGCCAGCGAGGTACgactttgtggtggaattgaaAGATCTGATTGCCGTGCCCAATATAGCTgaaaggttgaggcgaccggcgaagactgacaaggtgttagggcctcgcaaggactcttggtgtgagttccacgaagctttcggtcatcacatcaacaactgcctgtcattgggttaccagctagatgagttggtgagAAGCGGGTTTCTGAAAGATTAG